The DNA window GTTATTTAAAATTTGCATTAATGAAAATTCATTTAAATCAGTAAGATGAGTTATAATTGGCAATCTACCTATTAATTCTGGAATTAAACCATATTTAATAAGATCATTAGACTCAATTTTATATAAAATATCATTAACTTTATTTTTATTACTTTTTTTTAATTTAGCATTGAACCCAATGCTACCTTTATTTAATCTTTCCATAATTATTTTTTCAATTCCATTAAATGCACCTCCAAAAATAAATAATATATTACTAGTATTAATTTGTAAGAATTCCTGGGGAGTATTTTTTCTAAATCCATATTGAGGTATAGAAGCTATTGTACCTTCAATTAATTTTAATAAAGATTGTTGAACTCCTTCACCTGATACATCACGATTCCCCGATGTATTATCTGGTTTTCTAGATAATTTATCTATTTCATCTAAATAAATTATACCTTGTTGTGCTTTATCTAAATCATAATCACAATTATTAATTAATTTTTGAATTAGACTTTCTACATCTTCACCAACATAACCTGCTTCTGTTAAAGTAGTAGCATCAGCCATAGCAAAAGGAACATTTAACATTTCTGCAATATTTTGTGCAATTAATGTTTTTCCACTTCCAGTAGGTCCAATTAATAATATATTACTTTTTCCAATGTGAACAAAATTCTTTGATCTATAACAAAGACTATTTTTTAAACGTTTATAATGATTATAAACTGCAACTGAAATAACTTTTTTAGCATAATTTTGACCAATAATATTTTTATTTAAAAATTGACACATTTGATTAGGTGTTAAAAGAAAATCAATAGGATTAAAAAATATATTATTAGTATCTAAATTATATTTCATTATATCATTACAAATATCAGTACATTCATTACATATATAAACAGATGGGCCCATAACAAGTTTATTACATTCATTTTGATCTTTTCCACAAAAAGAACAATATATCATAATTATTAACCTTATGTTTACTTATTTTGTTATAATTTGAGATCTATTTTTAAGTACAATATCAATAATACCATAATCAATAGCTTTAGTGCCTCCCATAAAATAATCACGATCAGTATCACTTATAATAGTTTCAATTTTTTTTCCTGTATGAAAAGCTAATATTTTAGATAAATTATTACGAATAGTTAATATTTCTTTAGAATGTATTTCTATATCTTTTGCTTGCCCTTCATACCCACCTAAAGGTTGATGAATCATAATACGTGAATTAGGTAAACTATAACGTTTACCTTTTGCACCTGCAGATAATAATAATGCTCCCATACTACATGCTTGACCAATACAAAAAGTTGAAACATCTGAATTTATAAATTGCATTGTATCATAAATGGCCAATCCTGCAGTAACTGAACCTCCTGGTGAATTAATATATAGATATATATCTTGATCAGGATTTAAAGATTCAAGAAATAATAATTGAGCAATTATTAAATTAGACATTGAATCCATAATCGGTCCAATAATAAATATTATTCTTTCTTGCATTAAACGTGAATAAATATCATTATAACGGTCACCTTTTGATGTATTTTCTATAACTGTAGGTATAAAATTTTTAATATCTTTCATTTGGATCCTTATAAATTATTGGTGAATGATGGGGATCGAACCCATGACCCCCGGAGCCACAATCCGGTGCTCTACCACTAAGCTACATCCACCATTTAATTTAAAATACCCGCACCCAGCAGGAATTGAACCTGCAACCTACAGCTTAGAAGGCTGTAGCTCTATCCAATTGAGCTATGGGCGCATATAATTATATATTCGGGATAGAGGGATTTGAACCCCCGACATCCTGCTCCCAAAGCAGGTGCGCTACCAGACTACGCCATATCCCGTCAAATTATTAATTTAAACTTTTATGATTAATGTGTCAAGTATTTTAATATATAAGTAAAATTATTTTATGATTGCTAAATTAATAAATGGTAATGTAATTGCAAATATTATTTATAAGAATATTTCTAAAAAAATAATAAAACGTAAATTATTAGGTCTTCGTCCTCCTGGATTAGCAGTAATTTTAATAGGTAATAATCCAGCTTCTAAAGTTTATATACGTAATAAACATAGTGTTTGTAAAATGTTAGGAATTATGTATTTTCAATTTTTATTTTCTAATAATTGCAGTGAAAATGATATAATTAAAATTATTGATAAATTAAATTTAGATACAAATATTGATGGAATTATAATTCAACTACCTTTACCTAAAAATTTTAATTATATAAAAGTTTTAGAACGTATTTTTCCTGATAAAGATGTTGATGGATTTCATCCATATAATATGGGGCGTCTTGCTAAAAGAATACCAATGATGCGATCATGTACACCTAAAGGAATAATGACATTGCTTAAAGAATATAAGATTAATGTTCAAGGTATTAATGCAACTATTATTGGAGCTTCTAATATAGTTGGTAGACCTATGGCTTTAGAGTTATTATTAGCAGGTAGTACTATTACAGTATGTCATAGATTTACCAATAATATACAAAAACAAATAGGCCAAGCAGATTTATTAGTAGTTGCTATTGGTAAACCATCTTTAATAAAAGGAACATGGATTAAAACTGGTGCTATAGTTATAGATGTAGGAATAAATAAACTTAAAGATGGTAGTATTACTGGAGATGTAGAATTTAATTCAGCAATTAATATAGCTAAATATATTACACCAGTACCTGGTGGGGTAGGTCCTATGACAATAGCTTCACTAATTGAAAATATATTATTTGCAACTGAATTACATGATAATTTTAAAAAAAATTAATTTAAATATTCCACTCTGTAAAATTATTATAATCTTTTAAAAATATTCCTAAGTTATTTAATTCTTTTCTAATACGATCAGATTCATCAAAATTTTTAGAATTTCTTGCTATTTCACGAAGTTTTATTTGTTTTTCAATTTCTTTAACATTTAAAGGTAAATTAAATTTACAATAATTAATAAAATTATATGGTTTATTTTGTAAAATTCCTAAAATTCCACCTAAATTAATTAAATCAAATGCTAAAAAAGATGCTTCTTCACTTTTTAATTTTAATTTTAAATTTAATTTATGTAATATATCAAAAAGTATAGATATTGCTTTAGGAGTATTAAAATCATCATCCATTGCAATAAAAAATTTTTTTAAAAAAAAATCGTTAAAAGATCTTTTAACTACTTTAATTTTACTTAAAGCAATATAAAATTTATTAAGTGATTTATATGCAAATTCTAAAGATTTTATTTTAAAATTTATAGGAGTCCTATAATGACTAGATATTAAAAAAAATCTTAATACTTCTGGATGATATTTTTTTAAAATTTCACGAATAGTAAAAAAATTATTTAATGATTTGGACATTTTTTCATTATTAAATTTTATTATACCTACATGCATCCAAATTTTTACATATTTTTTACCAGTAACTGCTTCACTTTGTGCAATTTCATTTTCATGATGAGGAAATGTCAGGTCTATTCCTCCGCCATGAATATCTAAAGTATCACCTAAATAAATATTAGCCATTACAGAACATTCAATATGCCAACCAGGTCTACCTTTACCAAAAAATGAAGACCAATATGGTTCATTACTTTTATATTTTTTCCATAATATAAAATCTAATTGATTTTCTTTATATTTATCTAATTCTATTCTTTTACTACTTTTTAAATTATCAAAATTTATATTATTTAAATTACCATAAGATTTAAAACATTTAATACGATAATAAATGTTACCATTATCAGCCAAATAAGCATATCCTTTTTTTAGTAATTTTTTAATCATAACTATAATCTCATTTATATGATTGGTTGCATATGGTACATTATTAGGAGGTAAAATACGTAATGTTTTTTCATCTTCATGCATTGCTTTAATCATTCGTTCAGTAAGTATATTAAACTTTTCTTTATTTTTAAAAGCTTGATTTATAATTTTATCATCTATGTCTGTAATATTCCGTACATAATTTACTTTATAACCCAAAGTCCTAAAATATCGAGTAATAACATCAAAAACAATCATTATTCTTGCATGACCTATATGACAATAATTATATACGGTTATACCACATACATAAATATTTATTTTACCTTTTTCTTTTGTAAAAAAATTTTCTGTAAAATTTTTAAGTGTATTATATATTTGCATAATTATTCCAACTATCTTTAAGATTTACAGTTTTATTAAAAACAAGTTTTTCTTTATTATGATCATAACGATCTGCACAAAAATAGCCTACGCGTTCAAATTGGTAGCAATTTTCCGGTAAAGCATTTTTTAAATAAGGTTCACCTATAGCTTTTATTATTTCAATAGAATTATAATTAATGTAATCTAAAAAATTTTTTTCTTTTTCAGGATCTTCTATTTTAAATAAATTATTATATTTTCGTATTTCTAAAAATACACCATGTTTAATACTTACCCAATGAATTACTCCTTTTATTTTATAACCTTTAGGATTAACACCTAAAGTATTAAAATCAACATTAGCTAATAAATTATATACTCTTCCATTTTTATCAAAAACTACTTTATTACAAGTAATAACATAAGCATTTCTTAATCTTACTTTATTACCTAAAGTAAGACGATAAAATTTATTTGGAGGATCTAGCATAAAATCATCTATATCAATCCAAAGTTCTTTATTAAATGGAATATTACGTATTCCCATATATTTTTTAGGATGAATAGGTATTTGTAATATTTCTTCATATTTTTTATCAATATTAGTAATAATTAATTTTATTGGTTTTATAATGCACATAGCTCTAGGTGCTTTTTCTTCAAGATTTGATCTTATTGCGTGATATTGCATTTTAATATTTATTATTGCATTAGATCGAGTAATACCAGTCATTTCACATAATTTATGTAATGATTCTGGAGTATAACCTCTACGTCGTAGACCAGATATAGTAGAAAGACGAGGATCATCCCAACTATTTACAATTTTAAGATCAATTAATAATTTTATTTTTCTTTTAGATGTAATGGTATATTGTATATTTAGTCGTGCAAATTCTATTTGTCTGGGTTTTGATGGTACGGGTAAATTATTTAAAAACCAATTATATAATGGTCTATGATCTTCAAATTCAAGAGTACAAATAGAATGAGTTATACCTTCAATAGCATCTGATTGACCATGTGCAAAATCGTATGAAGGATATATTTTCCATTTATAACCAAGTTTATGATGTTTAATATTACGAATACGATAAATTATAGGATCCCTGAGATTAATATTTGGAGATGACATATCTATTTTAGCTCTTAATACTTTATTACCTTCCAAAAATTCGCCTTGTCGCATACGTTCAATTAAATCAATATTTTCTTTAACAGAGCGGTTTCTATAAGGACTATTAATACCTGGTTTAGTAAGTGTACCTCTATATTCATGTATTTCTTTATAAGATAAATCATCTACATAAGCTTTTCCATTATGTATAAGATATTTACTCCAATCATAAATTTGTTCAAAATAATCAGAAGCATATTTAACTTGTCCATTCCATTTAAAACCTAACCATTTAATATCTTCTTGTATTGCCTTAACATATATATCTTTTTCAATTGATGGATTAGTATCATCAAATCTTAAATTACATTGTCCATTAAATTTTTTTGCTATTCCAAAATTAATCCAAATTGATTTAATATGTCCAATATGTAAAAAACCATTAGGTTCTGGTGGAAATCTAGTCAAAATTTTTATATTTAATTTTTTAATATCTTTGTAAATTTGATTTGAAATAAAATTAGATTTTTTCATAAAATATAAATTAATATTTAATAATTGATTTAATATAATCAAATATATTATTATATATTTTTTTACTATAAAAAATAAATCCATTATTTAATAATGATTTAAAATCAGGCCAAATTTCTTTTATAAAAAAATTTTTTTGAATATTCTTAAATTTTTTATATTTTTTACTTAATATTTTATTTATTTTTATAATTTTATTTTCACTTATATATTCACATATAAAAAATAAATCAAAAGCCATATGGGGGTTAGTAGGAATAGGTAACTTCCATGCCTTATACCATAAATAAATAAGATTTATTAATTGTATTTTTGCTATCTTGTGTTTACAAGTAGGTAATACTAATGTGCAATTTTCAAAAATTAATATAACGTTTCCAGGACGTTTAGTAGCTATTGATAATGCTAGTTGAATTAAATAGCCCCTAAATAATCTAAAAATTTGGTTATTATAAATATAATTATATGGTTCAATTGAATAATAATTAATATTTCCTTTATAATCTTCATATAAATTTTTTAAAATTTGTTCAAAACATACATTATATTTATTTATTGATATACTAAACCGTAAAAATTTTTGTTCTTTTTTTTTATTTTCAATATATTTTTTCCATATGTTTATTTGAAATTTAAATTTTTCTAATATATTATAAAAATATGTATCAGAAAATCCTAAAAATGGTAATTGGCCACTTTTTTTTAATTTATAAATAGTATAATTTAAACTATATCCTTTATAAAAATTATTAATTAAAATATTTTTTATATTATATAATTGGATATTATCTAATATAAATGGTTCTGTATCATATATATTAATATTGTTTTTAAAATTAATTTTTATTCTATATTTAAAATATATTTTAAATGGTTCGTATAAAAATTTTTCTAATTCGTTTAATCCTAGTTTTATAGGGGGATTTATTTTGGATATAAAAGGTATCTCGGTAAATTTATAAAAATTTTTTACTTTCTTATATTCTTGCCTTGCTTCAAACGAAGTTTTATAAAACTGTTTAATATGTTCTATTGTCAATATATCAATTGGTGAAACATTTTTTGTTTGTGATTTATTTAAAGTCCATCCTATATTTATTATATTACGTAATTCATTAATTAACACTGAAGGGTTATTATATTTATAATTGTTATTTGATTTTTTAACCCAAGAAATTGTTAAACAATCTCTAGTTGATAAAAGTACTTCAAGTAATAAATAACTATCATCTATTATGCTTGATAAATCATCATTACGAGTATATTTTTTCATAATATCTATTGATAATGTAAAATATGGTCTAGGAAAATTTCCTTCATTCATTCCTAATAAATATGTATAACGAAAAGGAATATTACGCATTGGTAAAAATGTTGCAAAGTTAACTTTACCATAAAAAAATTTACATATTTTTTCATCTAAATTTTTACTAATTACATCATGTACAATATAAAATGTAATATTTTCATCAAAATTAGCAATTTCACAGCTATTACTCAATGTATTAATAGCTTCATTTATTAATTCATATTCATTGTTTTGTTTTAAAAAAAAATTTTTATAAATGTTTTTAATACGTTGTTCCCATTCTAAATAATTAGCTGGTTTATAAATTACATGCAAATAATGCTCTAAATTTTGTATTAATTTAATTAAATTACCAATTAATTTTGCATCAAATTCAAATAAATCAATATTAAAACTATCTGTTATAAATTTATTATTTATTGCATAATTTAATATAATTTTATCAATACCAAATCTTAAAGTATTATTATTTAATGCTGGTAGTCCTATAATATATCTATGTTCACTATTAATTCCCCAACGTACACCATTAGATTTTAATAAATATTTTATTTTTTTTATTGATTCTTTTTTTATTTCGAATCTACGCCTAAATTCTGGTATATATAACCAATTTAATAATTCATTTAGTTCTAGTCTAATAATAGGTAATTTAATTAATTCTAATAAACATATTAAAATTGGATTATATATTGAATTTTTTTTATCAATTATTCCATATGGAATATATGTTGGATCATTAATATTTATTGAACCAAAAACTGCATTAATAAAGGCAGTATAATCATTAATGTCCGGGGCTAAAACAATAATATCATTAGGTTTTAAATTATGATCAATTTCAAATTTTTCTAATAATTGGTCACGTAGTATTTCGACTTCTATTAATGTAGAATAAGTACAAATAAAACGTATTGATTTATCATTTTCATTTAATATTCTTTTACATCCATTTTTTAAAATATAATATGGATTATTTAAATCTAAAATATCTTGTTGTAATTGATGTAATAATAATGAATTTTTACTAAATATTTTATCTCTAAAAATATGATATTCTAATTTATATGTATTTTTATATTCAAATTCATTTAATATTTTAATAAAATTACATCCTTGTTTTCCCCAATTCATTAATAATGGATTATTATCTTTAATATATTTTTTATTAATTACATCTTCCCAATAATACTTACATGGATTATTAACAAAAACAAATACATTAATAATATGAGAAACAGCATAAAGTGCTTCTATAATTTTAGCAGGTAAAGTAGAAATACCAAATACAAATAATCTAGATGGTAATCCAATAGGGCGTGTTTTAAGTTTAGTAACAATTTTACAATAATTTTTATGTAAAAAAGCACTATTTTTTATATTAATATTTTTTAATAATTCTTGCAAAAGTTTAGGTTGCCATTGTTGATTAAAATCTAATTTTAATATATTTTTTTTTTCTGACCAAGCATTAATCCAATCATATCTATATAATAAATATTTATTAAATATATAAGCAATTTTTTTACACACAAAATATAATTTTGATTGTTCATATATTTTTATATCAAATAATTCTTTATTTAATACTGTTTTATCTTGTTGTATATATTCATATAAAAGTTTAAATTCCGGTAAAAATATAATTTTAGGTATTAATTTAAATAAAATCCATATTAATGAAGAATAATCAAAATGAGAATATTCGTAAATATTATCATTTCCTAATACTATATTATATAAGTTACAAATAAATGATAATGGTAATTTAAATTCCAAAGATGCTGCTATACTTTTTTTATCTGCTATAGCTAAACGTAACCATTGTCCCATACAATGAGATTGAATAATAAATGTTTCAGTTTCTAATGGTTCGATAGGATTAGAATGAATAATTTCAATAACAATATCTATTAAATCTTCAATATTATTTGCATGTATAACAGTGAACATTTTAATCCTAATAATTTATATTAAATTATATTTTTTATGGATTTTTAAATGCGTAGATATTGTGGTAAAATTAATGAAAATATGGTAGGAGAAAATATTACTATTTGTGGTTGGGTAAATAGTAGTAGAAATCACGGTGGATTAATTTTTATAGATTTACGTGATTATACAGGAATAATTCAAATTGTTGTAAATCCATTAAATTTAAAAGCATTTTCTAATGCTAATAAAGTACGTAATGAGTATGTTATTAAAATTACTGGAATACTTAGTATTCGTCCAAAAGGTACAATAAATACTACAAAGTTAACTGGAAAAATTGAAGTTTTAGCAAATAATATAGAAATATTAAATATTTCAAAAACTCCACCTTTTCAAATTGATGAACATATTAATGTTAATGAAGATATACGTCTTAAATATAGATATATAGACTTACGTCGTTCTGAAATGATTAATCGATTTTATTTAAGATCTAAAATTCTTAATAATATTAGAGAATTTTTAGAAAATGAAGGGTTTCTTAATATAGAAACTCCTATATTAACTCGTGCTACACATGAAGGTGCTAGAGATTATTTAATTCCTAGTCGTACACATTGTGGGGAATTTTTTGCATTACCTCAATCTCCTCAAATTTTTAAACAATTATTGATGATTTCAGGTTTTGATAGATATTATCAGTTTGCTAAATGTTTTCGGGATGAGGATCTTCGGGCAGATCGTCAACCAGAATTTACTCAAATTGATATAGAGGCTTCATTTATTGAAGAAAAAGATATTATGTTAATATCTGAAAAAATGATTAGTAAATTATTTTTTGAATTAATTAATATACAATTACCTATTTTTAAAACTATTAAATATAGTGAAGCTATTTATCGGTATGGGTCTGATAAACCTGATATGCGTATACCATTAGAATTAATTGATATTACTGATATTATTAAAAAAGTTAAGTTACAAGTTTTAAGAGAACCAGCATATCTTAAAGATGGACGAGTAGCTACAATAATAGTTAATGGAGGAGCAAAATTTTCAAGAAAAGAAATTGATGAATATACTCGTTTTGTATGTTCTTATGGAGCAAAAGGATTAGCGTGGATTAAAATTAATAATATTAGTGCTCCATATAATGAAGGTTTACAATCTCCTATAATTAAATTCATAGAAAACATTATAGAAGAATTAATTGTTCGTACTAATGCTAAAAATGGTGATATTATATTTTTTTGCGCTGATAAAAAATGTATTGTAAATGCTTCAATGGGTGCTTTACGTATTAAGTTAGGGAAAGATCTTAATTTATATACTTCTAATTGGTCTCCCATTTGGGTTATAAATTTTCCAATGTTTGAACGTGATGATAATGGAAAATTAGTATCATATAACCATCCTTTTACCGCACCAATATGTAATAATATAGAAGAATTAAGATTTAATCCTATTGATAAATTTTCGAGATCTTATGATTTAGTTATTAATGGAATTGAATTGGGTGGAGGATCAATTCGTATTCATGACAAATATTTACAGCAAGCTATATTTGAAATAATTGGTTTTAGTAAATTAGACTATTATGAAAATTTCGGTTTTTTTCTAGAGGCACTTCAATATGGTGCCCCTCCACATGGAGGAATTGCTTTAGGTTTAGATCGGTTATTAATGCTTATAACAGGTACATCAAGTATTCGTGATGTAATTGCATTTCCTAAAACACAAAAGGCTTCATGTTTACTTACTAAAGCACCTAATAAAGTTAGTGATTTACAAATTAAAGAATTAAATATTAAAAGGAGGTAAAATTGTCAGGACATAGTAAATGGTCAAATACTAAACATCGTAAAGCAATACAAGATGCTAAACGTGAAAAATTATTTAATAAACTTATTCGTGAA is part of the Candidatus Johnevansia muelleri genome and encodes:
- the recC gene encoding Exodeoxyribonuclease V gamma chain, with translation MFTVIHANNIEDLIDIVIEIIHSNPIEPLETETFIIQSHCMGQWLRLAIADKKSIAASLEFKLPLSFICNLYNIVLGNDNIYEYSHFDYSSLIWILFKLIPKIIFLPEFKLLYEYIQQDKTVLNKELFDIKIYEQSKLYFVCKKIAYIFNKYLLYRYDWINAWSEKKNILKLDFNQQWQPKLLQELLKNINIKNSAFLHKNYCKIVTKLKTRPIGLPSRLFVFGISTLPAKIIEALYAVSHIINVFVFVNNPCKYYWEDVINKKYIKDNNPLLMNWGKQGCNFIKILNEFEYKNTYKLEYHIFRDKIFSKNSLLLHQLQQDILDLNNPYYILKNGCKRILNENDKSIRFICTYSTLIEVEILRDQLLEKFEIDHNLKPNDIIVLAPDINDYTAFINAVFGSININDPTYIPYGIIDKKNSIYNPILICLLELIKLPIIRLELNELLNWLYIPEFRRRFEIKKESIKKIKYLLKSNGVRWGINSEHRYIIGLPALNNNTLRFGIDKIILNYAINNKFITDSFNIDLFEFDAKLIGNLIKLIQNLEHYLHVIYKPANYLEWEQRIKNIYKNFFLKQNNEYELINEAINTLSNSCEIANFDENITFYIVHDVISKNLDEKICKFFYGKVNFATFLPMRNIPFRYTYLLGMNEGNFPRPYFTLSIDIMKKYTRNDDLSSIIDDSYLLLEVLLSTRDCLTISWVKKSNNNYKYNNPSVLINELRNIINIGWTLNKSQTKNVSPIDILTIEHIKQFYKTSFEARQEYKKVKNFYKFTEIPFISKINPPIKLGLNELEKFLYEPFKIYFKYRIKINFKNNINIYDTEPFILDNIQLYNIKNILINNFYKGYSLNYTIYKLKKSGQLPFLGFSDTYFYNILEKFKFQINIWKKYIENKKKEQKFLRFSISINKYNVCFEQILKNLYEDYKGNINYYSIEPYNYIYNNQIFRLFRGYLIQLALSIATKRPGNVILIFENCTLVLPTCKHKIAKIQLINLIYLWYKAWKLPIPTNPHMAFDLFFICEYISENKIIKINKILSKKYKKFKNIQKNFFIKEIWPDFKSLLNNGFIFYSKKIYNNIFDYIKSIIKY
- the aspS gene encoding Aspartyl-tRNA synthetase (nondiscriminating aspartyl-tRNA synthetase) yields the protein MRRYCGKINENMVGENITICGWVNSSRNHGGLIFIDLRDYTGIIQIVVNPLNLKAFSNANKVRNEYVIKITGILSIRPKGTINTTKLTGKIEVLANNIEILNISKTPPFQIDEHINVNEDIRLKYRYIDLRRSEMINRFYLRSKILNNIREFLENEGFLNIETPILTRATHEGARDYLIPSRTHCGEFFALPQSPQIFKQLLMISGFDRYYQFAKCFRDEDLRADRQPEFTQIDIEASFIEEKDIMLISEKMISKLFFELINIQLPIFKTIKYSEAIYRYGSDKPDMRIPLELIDITDIIKKVKLQVLREPAYLKDGRVATIIVNGGAKFSRKEIDEYTRFVCSYGAKGLAWIKINNISAPYNEGLQSPIIKFIENIIEELIVRTNAKNGDIIFFCADKKCIVNASMGALRIKLGKDLNLYTSNWSPIWVINFPMFERDDNGKLVSYNHPFTAPICNNIEELRFNPIDKFSRSYDLVINGIELGGGSIRIHDKYLQQAIFEIIGFSKLDYYENFGFFLEALQYGAPPHGGIALGLDRLLMLITGTSSIRDVIAFPKTQKASCLLTKAPNKVSDLQIKELNIKRR
- the clpP gene encoding ATP-dependent Clp protease proteolytic subunit, with protein sequence MKDIKNFIPTVIENTSKGDRYNDIYSRLMQERIIFIIGPIMDSMSNLIIAQLLFLESLNPDQDIYLYINSPGGSVTAGLAIYDTMQFINSDVSTFCIGQACSMGALLLSAGAKGKRYSLPNSRIMIHQPLGGYEGQAKDIEIHSKEILTIRNNLSKILAFHTGKKIETIISDTDRDYFMGGTKAIDYGIIDIVLKNRSQIITK
- the clpX gene encoding ATP-dependent Clp protease ATP-binding subunit ClpX, encoding MIYCSFCGKDQNECNKLVMGPSVYICNECTDICNDIMKYNLDTNNIFFNPIDFLLTPNQMCQFLNKNIIGQNYAKKVISVAVYNHYKRLKNSLCYRSKNFVHIGKSNILLIGPTGSGKTLIAQNIAEMLNVPFAMADATTLTEAGYVGEDVESLIQKLINNCDYDLDKAQQGIIYLDEIDKLSRKPDNTSGNRDVSGEGVQQSLLKLIEGTIASIPQYGFRKNTPQEFLQINTSNILFIFGGAFNGIEKIIMERLNKGSIGFNAKLKKSNKNKVNDILYKIESNDLIKYGLIPELIGRLPIITHLTDLNEFSLMQILNNPTDSLINQYIRLFELDGVELEFQEDAIIAIAQQAIKRKSGARGLRSIIEKYLLNTMYDIPNIQYICKVIITKDVILNNKQPIYVY
- the cysS gene encoding Cysteinyl-tRNA synthetase, producing MQIYNTLKNFTENFFTKEKGKINIYVCGITVYNYCHIGHARIMIVFDVITRYFRTLGYKVNYVRNITDIDDKIINQAFKNKEKFNILTERMIKAMHEDEKTLRILPPNNVPYATNHINEIIVMIKKLLKKGYAYLADNGNIYYRIKCFKSYGNLNNINFDNLKSSKRIELDKYKENQLDFILWKKYKSNEPYWSSFFGKGRPGWHIECSVMANIYLGDTLDIHGGGIDLTFPHHENEIAQSEAVTGKKYVKIWMHVGIIKFNNEKMSKSLNNFFTIREILKKYHPEVLRFFLISSHYRTPINFKIKSLEFAYKSLNKFYIALSKIKVVKRSFNDFFLKKFFIAMDDDFNTPKAISILFDILHKLNLKLKLKSEEASFLAFDLINLGGILGILQNKPYNFINYCKFNLPLNVKEIEKQIKLREIARNSKNFDESDRIRKELNNLGIFLKDYNNFTEWNI
- the glnS gene encoding Glutaminyl-tRNA synthetase, which codes for MDLFFIVKKYIIIYLIILNQLLNINLYFMKKSNFISNQIYKDIKKLNIKILTRFPPEPNGFLHIGHIKSIWINFGIAKKFNGQCNLRFDDTNPSIEKDIYVKAIQEDIKWLGFKWNGQVKYASDYFEQIYDWSKYLIHNGKAYVDDLSYKEIHEYRGTLTKPGINSPYRNRSVKENIDLIERMRQGEFLEGNKVLRAKIDMSSPNINLRDPIIYRIRNIKHHKLGYKWKIYPSYDFAHGQSDAIEGITHSICTLEFEDHRPLYNWFLNNLPVPSKPRQIEFARLNIQYTITSKRKIKLLIDLKIVNSWDDPRLSTISGLRRRGYTPESLHKLCEMTGITRSNAIINIKMQYHAIRSNLEEKAPRAMCIIKPIKLIITNIDKKYEEILQIPIHPKKYMGIRNIPFNKELWIDIDDFMLDPPNKFYRLTLGNKVRLRNAYVITCNKVVFDKNGRVYNLLANVDFNTLGVNPKGYKIKGVIHWVSIKHGVFLEIRKYNNLFKIEDPEKEKNFLDYINYNSIEIIKAIGEPYLKNALPENCYQFERVGYFCADRYDHNKEKLVFNKTVNLKDSWNNYANI
- the folD gene encoding Bifunctional protein FolD is translated as MIAKLINGNVIANIIYKNISKKIIKRKLLGLRPPGLAVILIGNNPASKVYIRNKHSVCKMLGIMYFQFLFSNNCSENDIIKIIDKLNLDTNIDGIIIQLPLPKNFNYIKVLERIFPDKDVDGFHPYNMGRLAKRIPMMRSCTPKGIMTLLKEYKINVQGINATIIGASNIVGRPMALELLLAGSTITVCHRFTNNIQKQIGQADLLVVAIGKPSLIKGTWIKTGAIVIDVGINKLKDGSITGDVEFNSAINIAKYITPVPGGVGPMTIASLIENILFATELHDNFKKN